From Salipiger profundus, a single genomic window includes:
- a CDS encoding class I SAM-dependent methyltransferase, translating into MTADRLSFATEAGMTLPEEGRILLLGAPGDLVADALPLDRCVVLQHVKPDFDAWERRGVSVTRTPEGPFAAAIVFLPRARDLAEARVAEACAAATGGLIVIDGQKTDGIEPIIKAIKRRVPLLGQVSKAHGKTIWIDATADFADWTRHAEVNAHGHWTAPGVFSADAPDPATEALLAALPDKVGGDVADLGAGWGGLAMGLLKRDKIASLHLVEADATALDCARRNIDDTRARFHWADATTWQPPVLLDAVVMNPPFHVGRKADPALGRAFIAAARRVLKPSGALWLVANRHLPYETALEAHFRNSDEIAGDGRFKILHATRPHR; encoded by the coding sequence ATGACAGCCGACAGACTGAGTTTCGCAACCGAGGCAGGGATGACCCTGCCCGAAGAGGGGCGCATCCTGCTGCTGGGCGCGCCCGGTGATCTGGTCGCCGATGCGCTCCCGCTCGACCGCTGTGTCGTCCTGCAGCACGTCAAGCCCGACTTCGACGCCTGGGAGCGGCGCGGCGTCTCCGTCACCCGCACGCCCGAGGGCCCCTTCGCCGCCGCGATCGTCTTCCTGCCGCGCGCCCGCGACCTTGCCGAGGCGCGCGTGGCCGAGGCCTGCGCAGCCGCGACAGGCGGGCTCATCGTGATCGACGGACAGAAGACCGACGGCATCGAGCCCATCATCAAGGCGATCAAGCGCCGCGTCCCGCTGCTCGGGCAGGTCTCGAAGGCGCACGGCAAGACGATCTGGATCGACGCCACGGCCGATTTCGCCGACTGGACGCGCCACGCCGAGGTCAACGCCCACGGTCACTGGACTGCACCCGGCGTATTCTCGGCCGATGCGCCCGACCCCGCGACCGAAGCTCTGCTCGCCGCCCTGCCCGACAAGGTCGGCGGAGACGTGGCCGATCTGGGTGCCGGCTGGGGCGGGCTCGCCATGGGCCTGCTGAAGCGCGACAAGATCGCCAGCCTGCACCTGGTCGAGGCCGACGCCACCGCGCTCGACTGCGCCCGCCGCAACATCGACGACACGCGCGCCCGGTTCCACTGGGCCGATGCGACCACCTGGCAGCCGCCCGTGCTGCTCGACGCCGTGGTGATGAACCCGCCCTTCCACGTCGGGCGCAAGGCCGACCCGGCGCTCGGACGGGCCTTCATCGCTGCCGCGCGGCGGGTGCTGAAACCCTCGGGGGCGCTCTGGCTCGTCGCCAACCGTCACCTGCCCTACGAAACCGCGCTCGAGGCGCATTTCCGAAACAGCGACGAGATTGCCGGTGATGGTCGGTTCAAGATCCTCCACGCCACGCGTCCGCATCGCTGA
- a CDS encoding SDR family NAD(P)-dependent oxidoreductase produces MSYSIEGKTAIVTGAANGVGLAIARHFANKGANVMFADMDENRLAKECGKQDDDNNMRYFAGDLRERLTLANLLSATIDSFDRVDILVNGARQMIPADPLDIDDGTVETLIGQNLMPALRLSQIVAKRMIKQAESAGDRPAGSIINLSSIAARRAQPQLMAYSVSCAALDQMTRSMAVAMAPHRIRVNGISFGSVMSAKLKDILKDEPNVRKEIEDNTPLSHIASPAALTEAVQFLASEAAGFMTGQILTVDGGRTLLDPVQTPAH; encoded by the coding sequence ATGAGCTATTCGATCGAAGGCAAGACCGCCATCGTCACCGGCGCCGCCAACGGCGTAGGGCTCGCCATCGCCCGGCATTTCGCCAACAAGGGCGCCAACGTGATGTTCGCCGACATGGACGAAAACCGGCTTGCCAAGGAATGTGGCAAGCAGGACGACGACAACAACATGCGCTACTTCGCCGGCGACCTGCGTGAGCGGCTGACGCTCGCGAACCTGCTGTCGGCCACGATCGATTCCTTCGACCGGGTCGATATCCTGGTGAACGGGGCACGGCAGATGATCCCCGCGGATCCGCTCGACATCGACGACGGCACCGTCGAGACGCTGATCGGGCAGAACCTCATGCCGGCGCTGCGCCTGAGCCAGATCGTCGCGAAACGCATGATCAAGCAGGCCGAGAGCGCCGGCGACCGGCCCGCTGGCTCGATCATCAACCTGTCGTCCATCGCGGCGCGGCGGGCGCAGCCCCAGCTCATGGCCTATTCGGTCTCCTGCGCCGCGCTCGACCAGATGACCCGCTCGATGGCGGTCGCCATGGCGCCGCACCGGATCCGCGTGAACGGCATCAGTTTCGGCTCGGTCATGTCGGCAAAGCTCAAGGACATCCTCAAGGACGAGCCCAACGTCCGCAAGGAGATCGAGGACAACACGCCGCTGAGCCATATCGCCTCGCCGGCCGCGCTGACCGAAGCGGTGCAGTTCCTCGCGTCCGAGGCGGCCGGCTTCATGACCGGCCAGATCCTGACCGTCGACGGCGGCCGCACCCTGCTTGACCCGGTGCAGACCCCGGCGCACTGA
- the hemF gene encoding oxygen-dependent coproporphyrinogen oxidase, with protein sequence MTETTDFDARKTRASDWFRSLRDEIVAAFEGLEATHATGPFSASEPGRFEVTPTTRSTEDGSDAGGGLMSVMRGGRVFEKVGVNVSTVYGTLGEAAQKSMAARGVPGIETDPRFWASGISLVAHMQNPHAPAVHMNTRMFWTPNAWWFGGGSDLNPCIEYAEDTAHFHDTQKAWLDPHGATVYPELKAWADEYFYIPHRKRARGVGGIFMDDRNTGDWEADFALTQDIGRAFLPAYLPLVEKRRVQPFSDADKDAQLVHRGLYAEYNLVYDRGTKFGLATGHDANAVLMSLPPMAKWV encoded by the coding sequence ATGACCGAGACGACCGACTTCGACGCCCGCAAGACCCGGGCCTCGGACTGGTTCCGCAGCCTGCGCGACGAGATCGTGGCCGCCTTCGAGGGGCTCGAGGCCACCCATGCCACCGGCCCCTTCTCCGCTTCAGAGCCCGGGCGTTTCGAAGTCACGCCGACGACACGCTCCACCGAGGACGGCAGCGACGCCGGCGGAGGCCTGATGAGCGTGATGCGCGGCGGCCGCGTCTTCGAGAAGGTCGGCGTGAACGTCTCGACGGTATACGGCACGCTGGGCGAGGCCGCGCAGAAATCCATGGCTGCGCGCGGCGTTCCCGGCATCGAGACCGACCCGCGCTTCTGGGCGAGCGGCATCAGCCTGGTCGCGCACATGCAGAACCCGCATGCGCCCGCCGTGCACATGAACACCCGGATGTTCTGGACCCCCAACGCATGGTGGTTCGGCGGCGGCTCCGACCTCAACCCGTGCATCGAGTATGCCGAGGACACGGCGCATTTCCACGACACCCAGAAGGCCTGGCTCGATCCGCACGGGGCCACGGTCTACCCTGAGCTCAAGGCCTGGGCAGACGAGTATTTCTACATCCCCCACCGCAAGCGGGCGCGCGGCGTCGGCGGCATCTTCATGGATGACCGCAACACCGGCGACTGGGAGGCCGATTTCGCGCTGACGCAGGACATCGGCCGCGCCTTCCTGCCCGCCTACCTGCCGTTGGTCGAGAAACGGCGCGTGCAGCCCTTTTCCGATGCCGACAAGGACGCACAGCTCGTGCACCGCGGGCTCTATGCCGAGTACAACCTCGTCTACGACCGCGGCACCAAGTTCGGCCTCGCCACCGGACATGACGCCAACGCAGTGCTTATGAGCCTGCCGCCGATGGCGAAATGGGTCTGA
- a CDS encoding response regulator transcription factor encodes MRILIADDHELLRDTLELFLASEGDFETVTVASYSEAEQLVASGERFDLVLLDYSMPGMNALEGFERMSALEGAKRVAIISGTASREVAERVLATGAAGFLPKTLSAKSLVNAVRFMAMGEQYAPLDFMRSDDPGHRNPLAEQLSRRELEVLEGLTRGKSNKEIARDLQIREPTVKLHVKTLYRKINAANRTHAAIIAKEAGLF; translated from the coding sequence CTGCGTATCCTGATCGCCGACGACCACGAGCTTCTGCGCGATACGCTCGAGCTGTTCCTGGCCTCCGAAGGCGACTTCGAGACAGTCACCGTCGCCAGCTACTCCGAGGCGGAACAGCTCGTCGCGTCGGGCGAGCGGTTCGATCTCGTGTTGCTGGACTATTCCATGCCGGGAATGAACGCGCTCGAGGGGTTCGAACGAATGAGCGCCCTCGAGGGCGCGAAGCGTGTGGCCATCATCTCGGGCACGGCCAGCCGCGAGGTTGCCGAGCGGGTGCTGGCCACCGGCGCGGCGGGCTTCCTGCCCAAGACGCTCTCGGCGAAGTCTCTCGTGAACGCGGTGCGCTTCATGGCGATGGGCGAGCAATATGCGCCGCTCGACTTCATGCGCAGCGATGACCCGGGGCACCGCAACCCGCTGGCGGAGCAGCTGTCACGCCGCGAACTGGAGGTGCTCGAGGGGCTGACGCGGGGCAAGTCCAACAAGGAGATCGCGCGTGACCTTCAGATCCGCGAGCCGACGGTGAAGCTGCACGTCAAGACGCTCTACCGGAAGATCAACGCCGCGAACCGCACGCATGCGGCGATCATCGCGAAGGAGGCCGGACTTTTCTGA
- a CDS encoding hybrid sensor histidine kinase/response regulator, whose protein sequence is MSVLLPLRHLTGTTRARSALGGLILLCWGGLVIWLGMMVQREIDAFSTANSDNLQWTLAQADVEFLRFQLALEQAEADPSALDTVRLRFDIFYSRMVTLRDGRLFRALDDTPGFTNPYTRVQDFLGATTPLIDGPEAALAEALPMLTAQTETVGKDIRAFSLAALSSFAELSDRRREGITRLLIYMAAVLMALFLGLTLLAVTLFRLFRLARDRADQVESTSVRLRTIVETSPNAIVVTDEAGEIRAFNAAAERIFGYTRAEACGRPARHLFAPPEASDHALVSVFAFAEERRRPRPEERNFEVTLQARDGRCFPAEFSVDRAETEEPLYVAYIRDITPWKEAEQQLTEARDRALAGERAKSEFLAVMSHEMRTPLNGLLGTMQLLRDHDLGSSPAGLLDRMQVSGQLLLDLVNDVLDLTKVEAGKLALDPAPFSLRDLLDGLVATAIPLAESYGNRLSWHWCGAPRPLVEGDARRLRQVLLNLTGNALKFTRNGKVEIEVEQLPGTGEMIEFRVIDSGIGIAEEQLDRIFEDFETLDSSYAREAGGTGLGLGIARRYTRLMGGEIGAESEAGQGSLFWIRLPLPPAAEVAPEAPPHPATVPPISALEVLVVEDNEINRFIVQRMLERDGHHVTIAENGQMGVQKASSRRFDVILMDISMPVMDGTQATRAIRRGGGPSARAPIIALTAHAFPEERETFRQAGMTAFLTKPVDRMGLRDTLARSVAGIAPAKPQPNDQRSSPLSLLDDRLLDQFLDALPDGAAQPLLARFLQETDREIAALAETAPDAPDLAARAHRCAGSCGTFGVGAMRSALLKIEASLKHETLPAPDDLRALKPIWAMSRKALVARVEAQGGPRSGIGSSSDARRGAAEG, encoded by the coding sequence ATGAGCGTCCTGCTGCCCCTGCGCCACCTCACCGGCACGACACGCGCCCGAAGTGCGCTCGGTGGCCTGATCCTCCTGTGCTGGGGCGGGTTGGTCATCTGGCTCGGCATGATGGTCCAGCGCGAGATCGATGCCTTCTCGACGGCGAATTCCGACAACCTGCAATGGACCCTCGCACAGGCCGACGTCGAGTTCCTGAGGTTCCAGCTGGCCCTCGAGCAGGCAGAGGCCGACCCGAGTGCGCTCGACACGGTGCGGCTGCGTTTCGACATCTTCTACAGCCGCATGGTCACCCTGCGCGACGGCAGGCTGTTCCGGGCGCTCGACGACACGCCCGGGTTCACCAATCCCTACACCCGCGTGCAGGACTTTCTCGGCGCCACCACCCCGCTGATCGACGGGCCCGAGGCCGCGCTGGCCGAGGCCCTGCCGATGCTGACCGCACAGACGGAGACGGTCGGCAAGGATATTCGCGCGTTCTCGCTGGCTGCCCTCTCCAGCTTCGCCGAGCTTTCGGACCGGCGGCGGGAGGGGATCACGCGGCTGCTGATCTACATGGCGGCCGTGCTGATGGCGCTGTTTCTCGGGCTCACCCTCCTGGCGGTCACCCTGTTTCGACTTTTCCGGCTGGCGCGCGACCGCGCAGACCAGGTCGAAAGCACGAGCGTCCGGCTGCGCACCATCGTCGAGACCTCGCCGAATGCCATCGTCGTCACCGATGAGGCCGGCGAGATACGCGCCTTCAACGCTGCGGCCGAACGCATCTTCGGCTACACGAGAGCCGAAGCCTGCGGACGACCCGCCCGCCATCTCTTCGCACCGCCCGAGGCATCGGATCACGCGCTTGTCTCGGTCTTCGCCTTCGCCGAGGAACGCCGGCGCCCCCGCCCTGAGGAACGCAATTTCGAGGTCACCCTCCAGGCCCGCGACGGGCGCTGCTTTCCCGCGGAATTCAGCGTCGACCGGGCCGAGACCGAGGAACCGCTCTACGTGGCCTATATCCGCGACATCACGCCGTGGAAGGAGGCCGAGCAGCAACTGACCGAGGCGCGCGACCGCGCCCTTGCCGGAGAGCGCGCGAAATCGGAATTCCTCGCCGTGATGAGCCACGAGATGCGCACTCCGCTGAACGGACTGCTGGGCACGATGCAACTTCTGCGAGACCATGACCTCGGCTCGTCCCCGGCAGGTCTTCTCGACCGGATGCAGGTCTCCGGCCAGCTTCTGCTGGATCTGGTGAACGACGTTCTCGACCTCACGAAGGTCGAGGCCGGCAAGCTGGCGCTGGACCCCGCGCCTTTCTCGCTGCGAGATCTGCTGGACGGGCTGGTCGCGACGGCGATCCCTCTTGCCGAAAGCTACGGCAACCGGCTGTCATGGCACTGGTGCGGCGCGCCACGTCCGCTGGTCGAGGGCGATGCCCGGCGGCTGCGACAGGTTCTGCTCAATCTGACGGGTAACGCGCTGAAGTTCACGCGAAACGGCAAGGTGGAGATCGAGGTCGAGCAGCTTCCCGGCACCGGGGAAATGATCGAATTTCGCGTTATCGACAGCGGAATCGGCATCGCGGAAGAGCAGCTCGACCGGATTTTCGAGGATTTCGAGACGCTCGATTCCTCCTACGCGCGCGAAGCCGGTGGCACCGGTCTGGGTCTCGGCATCGCGCGCCGCTACACCCGGCTGATGGGTGGCGAAATCGGCGCCGAGAGCGAAGCCGGTCAAGGCAGCCTGTTCTGGATCCGCCTGCCCCTGCCGCCGGCCGCTGAAGTCGCGCCCGAAGCGCCGCCCCACCCGGCAACCGTCCCGCCGATCTCGGCCCTGGAGGTGCTGGTCGTCGAGGACAACGAGATCAACCGCTTCATCGTGCAGCGGATGCTGGAGCGCGACGGTCATCACGTCACCATCGCCGAGAACGGGCAGATGGGAGTGCAAAAAGCCTCATCCCGGCGGTTCGATGTCATCCTCATGGACATCTCCATGCCGGTCATGGACGGCACGCAAGCCACGCGCGCAATCCGCCGTGGCGGCGGCCCGTCCGCACGCGCCCCCATCATCGCGCTCACGGCCCACGCCTTCCCAGAAGAACGCGAGACCTTTCGTCAGGCGGGCATGACGGCCTTCCTGACAAAGCCCGTCGACCGCATGGGCCTGCGGGACACGCTTGCCCGAAGTGTCGCCGGAATTGCGCCAGCGAAACCGCAGCCGAACGACCAGCGGTCATCGCCCCTGTCCCTGCTAGATGATCGCCTGCTGGACCAGTTTCTCGATGCGCTTCCCGATGGCGCCGCCCAGCCTTTGCTCGCACGCTTCCTGCAGGAGACGGACCGCGAGATCGCCGCGCTTGCAGAGACCGCACCGGACGCGCCCGACCTCGCGGCGCGGGCACATCGCTGCGCAGGCTCCTGCGGCACCTTCGGGGTCGGGGCGATGCGCTCCGCGCTGCTGAAGATCGAAGCCAGCCTGAAACACGAGACCCTCCCCGCGCCTGACGACCTGCGCGCGCTGAAACCGATCTGGGCCATGAGCCGCAAGGCCCTTGTCGCGAGAGTGGAGGCACAGGGCGGCCCGCGCAGCGGGATCGGCTCCTCGAGCGACGCCCGTAGGGGAGCAGCCGAAGGCTGA